A genomic segment from Pectinophora gossypiella chromosome 27, ilPecGoss1.1, whole genome shotgun sequence encodes:
- the LOC126378855 gene encoding uncharacterized protein LOC126378855 isoform X1 gives MKMMPQQYCLRWKHHHTNVQNMFAQLLEKERFCDVTLYCSPSFATQVPDKNTVDSQNIRGVSLRAHRVVLAACSELLGALLGAHDALGEPVLVIDGAEPKHLRALLDYMYTGEMSVHHSQLASLLKTAEELRIKGLTDIRWNNKDEPPDCPAGGIITTTSGKRTPERKSPEPKHAESKHAEPKHAEPKHDPKHESSPMENMCPELRAYMKKDDSDSDSRQEKFNVNGGPPPLIKLPTKEKTSPIKRENSDTDTPSPKRQRLASGPENTDEESYQSKAERDQEWQHGNLDISAERVVGWGMTGMGWSRDGSDDEWGDAPADIGSFLHTRLRVDGDNSADEESTEESSNPGPASTSAPSTITGCAGIAPSDIKIDLIHAPLLGKSTSTKPTQLDPRFTDVVKLNDYLQHGRRPQFWEENYVRRVMEAVRLKELEMKQAAEILGVSYGTLYGRYRDVYGCINRPYRYVDSVSTKKIFDRTARDFWQAKGPSEVLERLQRGEVSVEAASQALGVTPTTLAAYVADVGATEKDFEPIPIEIDPSLKMKSPRPFPKPRYKTPTAGDKPVRKVVVGSLEDEDIPAAVIAAHDALAQPAHSPAAAAAAAATMSGKWPTIRVAQLDTLRSDPAPTPPTTAPTSPSQLMRTRPDLTIVAARRDKRDDDHA, from the exons AGAGGTTTTGTGACGTCACACTGTACTGTTCGCCGAGCTTCGCAACCCAAGTGCCGGACAAGAACACGGTCGACTCGCAAAACATTCGAGGAGTGTCGCTCAGGGCACATAG GGTGGTGCTAGCAGCATGCTCGGAGCTGCTCGGCGCTCTGCTCGGCGCACACGACGCGCTCGGTGAACCCGTGCTGGTCATAGACGGTGCTGAGCCCAAACACCTACGAGCGTTGCTCGACTACATGTATACTGGAGAGATGAGCGTGCATCAT TCGCAGCTAGCCAGCCTGCTGAAGACGGCAGAGGAGCTCCGCATCAAGGGTCTGACGGACATTCGGTGGAATAACAAGGATGAACCTCCCGACTGCCCGGCCGGGG GAATAATAACAACTACATCAGGAAAACGCACGCCCGAACGCAAGAGCCCCGAGCCGAAACACGCCGAGTCGAAACATGCCGAGCCGAAACACGCCGAGCCGAAACATGACCCGAAACATGAGTCTAGCCCTATGGAGAACATGTGTCCCGAACTGCGCGCGTATATGAAGAAAGATGACAGCGACTCTGATAGTAGACAGGAGAAGTTTAATGTTAATG GAGGTCCCCCGCCGTTGATAAAGCTGCCTACAAAGGAGAAGACCAGTCCGATCAAGCGAGAGAACTCCGACAC TGACACGCCCAGTCCGAAACGGCAGAGGCTCGCGAGCGGCCCAGAGAACACCGACGAGGAAAGCTACCAGTCCAaggc GGAACGAGATCAAGAATGGCAGCATGGCAATCTG GACATATCAGCAGAACGTGTGGTAGGCTGGGGCATGACGGGCATGGGCTGGTCTCGCGACGGCTCCGACGACGAGTGGGGCGACGCCCCTGCAGACATCGGGTCCTTCTTGCACACGAGGCTCAGAGTCGACGGGGACAATAGCGCTG ACGAGGAATCGACCGAGGAAAGCTCGAACCCGGGCCCGGCGAGTACATCCGCGCCCTCGACTATAACTGGCTGCGCGGGGATAGCGCCGTCGGACATCAAGATTGATCTCATACACGCGCCACTGCTCGGCAAAT CAACGTCGACGAAACCGACCCAGTTGGACCCCCGGTTCACGGACGTCGTCAAACTGAACGATTACCTTCAACACGGCAGGCGGCCGCAGTTCTGGGAGGAAAACTACGTCAGGAGG GTTATGGAGGCTGTGAGACTAAAAGAGCTGGAGATGAAGCAGGCCGCCGAGATCCTGGGTGTGAGCTACGGCACCCTGTATGGACGGTATCGCGACGTGTACGGTTGTATCAACCGCCCGTACAGGTACGTGGATAG TGTATCAACAAAGAAAATTTTTGATAGAACCGCCCGCGACTTCTGGCAAGCCAAGGGGCCGTCTGAGGTGCTGGAGCGGTTACAAAGGGGGGAGGTCTCGGTGGAGGCCGCTTCGCAGGCGCTGGGGGTCACGCCGACCACGCTCGCCGCTTACGTAGCGGATGTTGGTGCTACTGAAAAAG ATTTCGAGCCGATACCAATAGAGATTGATCCGTCGCTGAAGATGAAGTCACCTCGGCCATTCCCCAAGCCGCGCTACAAAACGCCCACAGCTGGCGACAAG CCGGTGCGCAAGGTGGTGGTGGGCAGCCTGGAGGATGAGGATATCCCCGCCGCCGTCATCGCCGCACACGATGCGCTTGCGCAGCCCGCGCACAGccccgccgctgccgccgccgccgctgccacCATGTCTG GCAAGTGGCCAACCATCCGCGTAGCGCAACTGGACACGCTCCGCAGCGACCCCGCGCCCACGCCGCCCACGACCGCGCCCACCTCGCCCTCGCAGCTGATGCGCACGCGCCCAGACCTGACCATCGTGGCCGCGCGCCGCGACAAGCGAGACGACGACCACGCGTGA
- the LOC126378855 gene encoding uncharacterized protein LOC126378855 isoform X2, with product MKMMPQQYCLRWKHHHTNVQNMFAQLLEKERFCDVTLYCSPSFATQVPDKNTVDSQNIRGVSLRAHRVVLAACSELLGALLGAHDALGEPVLVIDGAEPKHLRALLDYMYTGEMSVHHSQLASLLKTAEELRIKGLTDIRWNNKDEPPDCPAGGIITTTSGKRTPERKSPEPKHAESKHAEPKHAEPKHDPKHESSPMENMCPELRAYMKKDDSDSDSRQEKFNVNGGPPPLIKLPTKEKTSPIKRENSDTDTPSPKRQRLASGPENTDEESYQSKAERDQEWQHGNLDISAERVVGWGMTGMGWSRDGSDDEWGDAPADIGSFLHTRLRVDGDNSADEESTEESSNPGPASTSAPSTITGCAGIAPSDIKIDLIHAPLLGKSTSTKPTQLDPRFTDVVKLNDYLQHGRRPQFWEENYVRRVMEAVRLKELEMKQAAEILGVSYGTLYGRYRDVYGCINRPYSVSTKKIFDRTARDFWQAKGPSEVLERLQRGEVSVEAASQALGVTPTTLAAYVADVGATEKDFEPIPIEIDPSLKMKSPRPFPKPRYKTPTAGDKPVRKVVVGSLEDEDIPAAVIAAHDALAQPAHSPAAAAAAAATMSGKWPTIRVAQLDTLRSDPAPTPPTTAPTSPSQLMRTRPDLTIVAARRDKRDDDHA from the exons AGAGGTTTTGTGACGTCACACTGTACTGTTCGCCGAGCTTCGCAACCCAAGTGCCGGACAAGAACACGGTCGACTCGCAAAACATTCGAGGAGTGTCGCTCAGGGCACATAG GGTGGTGCTAGCAGCATGCTCGGAGCTGCTCGGCGCTCTGCTCGGCGCACACGACGCGCTCGGTGAACCCGTGCTGGTCATAGACGGTGCTGAGCCCAAACACCTACGAGCGTTGCTCGACTACATGTATACTGGAGAGATGAGCGTGCATCAT TCGCAGCTAGCCAGCCTGCTGAAGACGGCAGAGGAGCTCCGCATCAAGGGTCTGACGGACATTCGGTGGAATAACAAGGATGAACCTCCCGACTGCCCGGCCGGGG GAATAATAACAACTACATCAGGAAAACGCACGCCCGAACGCAAGAGCCCCGAGCCGAAACACGCCGAGTCGAAACATGCCGAGCCGAAACACGCCGAGCCGAAACATGACCCGAAACATGAGTCTAGCCCTATGGAGAACATGTGTCCCGAACTGCGCGCGTATATGAAGAAAGATGACAGCGACTCTGATAGTAGACAGGAGAAGTTTAATGTTAATG GAGGTCCCCCGCCGTTGATAAAGCTGCCTACAAAGGAGAAGACCAGTCCGATCAAGCGAGAGAACTCCGACAC TGACACGCCCAGTCCGAAACGGCAGAGGCTCGCGAGCGGCCCAGAGAACACCGACGAGGAAAGCTACCAGTCCAaggc GGAACGAGATCAAGAATGGCAGCATGGCAATCTG GACATATCAGCAGAACGTGTGGTAGGCTGGGGCATGACGGGCATGGGCTGGTCTCGCGACGGCTCCGACGACGAGTGGGGCGACGCCCCTGCAGACATCGGGTCCTTCTTGCACACGAGGCTCAGAGTCGACGGGGACAATAGCGCTG ACGAGGAATCGACCGAGGAAAGCTCGAACCCGGGCCCGGCGAGTACATCCGCGCCCTCGACTATAACTGGCTGCGCGGGGATAGCGCCGTCGGACATCAAGATTGATCTCATACACGCGCCACTGCTCGGCAAAT CAACGTCGACGAAACCGACCCAGTTGGACCCCCGGTTCACGGACGTCGTCAAACTGAACGATTACCTTCAACACGGCAGGCGGCCGCAGTTCTGGGAGGAAAACTACGTCAGGAGG GTTATGGAGGCTGTGAGACTAAAAGAGCTGGAGATGAAGCAGGCCGCCGAGATCCTGGGTGTGAGCTACGGCACCCTGTATGGACGGTATCGCGACGTGTACGGTTGTATCAACCGCCCGTACAG TGTATCAACAAAGAAAATTTTTGATAGAACCGCCCGCGACTTCTGGCAAGCCAAGGGGCCGTCTGAGGTGCTGGAGCGGTTACAAAGGGGGGAGGTCTCGGTGGAGGCCGCTTCGCAGGCGCTGGGGGTCACGCCGACCACGCTCGCCGCTTACGTAGCGGATGTTGGTGCTACTGAAAAAG ATTTCGAGCCGATACCAATAGAGATTGATCCGTCGCTGAAGATGAAGTCACCTCGGCCATTCCCCAAGCCGCGCTACAAAACGCCCACAGCTGGCGACAAG CCGGTGCGCAAGGTGGTGGTGGGCAGCCTGGAGGATGAGGATATCCCCGCCGCCGTCATCGCCGCACACGATGCGCTTGCGCAGCCCGCGCACAGccccgccgctgccgccgccgccgctgccacCATGTCTG GCAAGTGGCCAACCATCCGCGTAGCGCAACTGGACACGCTCCGCAGCGACCCCGCGCCCACGCCGCCCACGACCGCGCCCACCTCGCCCTCGCAGCTGATGCGCACGCGCCCAGACCTGACCATCGTGGCCGCGCGCCGCGACAAGCGAGACGACGACCACGCGTGA
- the LOC126378855 gene encoding uncharacterized protein LOC126378855 isoform X4, with protein sequence MKMMPQQYCLRWKHHHTNVQNMFAQLLEKERFCDVTLYCSPSFATQVPDKNTVDSQNIRGVSLRAHRVVLAACSELLGALLGAHDALGEPVLVIDGAEPKHLRALLDYMYTGEMSVHHSQLASLLKTAEELRIKGLTDIRWNNKDEPPDCPAGGIITTTSGKRTPERKSPEPKHAESKHAEPKHAEPKHDPKHESSPMENMCPELRAYMKKDDSDSDSRQEKFNVNGGPPPLIKLPTKEKTSPIKRENSDTDTPSPKRQRLASGPENTDEESYQSKAERDQEWQHGNLDISAERVVGWGMTGMGWSRDGSDDEWGDAPADIGSFLHTRLRVDGDNSADEESTEESSNPGPASTSAPSTITGCAGIAPSDIKIDLIHAPLLGKSTSTKPTQLDPRFTDVVKLNDYLQHGRRPQFWEENYVRRVMEAVRLKELEMKQAAEILGVSYGTLYGRYRDVYGCINRPYRTARDFWQAKGPSEVLERLQRGEVSVEAASQALGVTPTTLAAYVADVGATEKDFEPIPIEIDPSLKMKSPRPFPKPRYKTPTAGDKPVRKVVVGSLEDEDIPAAVIAAHDALAQPAHSPAAAAAAAATMSGKWPTIRVAQLDTLRSDPAPTPPTTAPTSPSQLMRTRPDLTIVAARRDKRDDDHA encoded by the exons AGAGGTTTTGTGACGTCACACTGTACTGTTCGCCGAGCTTCGCAACCCAAGTGCCGGACAAGAACACGGTCGACTCGCAAAACATTCGAGGAGTGTCGCTCAGGGCACATAG GGTGGTGCTAGCAGCATGCTCGGAGCTGCTCGGCGCTCTGCTCGGCGCACACGACGCGCTCGGTGAACCCGTGCTGGTCATAGACGGTGCTGAGCCCAAACACCTACGAGCGTTGCTCGACTACATGTATACTGGAGAGATGAGCGTGCATCAT TCGCAGCTAGCCAGCCTGCTGAAGACGGCAGAGGAGCTCCGCATCAAGGGTCTGACGGACATTCGGTGGAATAACAAGGATGAACCTCCCGACTGCCCGGCCGGGG GAATAATAACAACTACATCAGGAAAACGCACGCCCGAACGCAAGAGCCCCGAGCCGAAACACGCCGAGTCGAAACATGCCGAGCCGAAACACGCCGAGCCGAAACATGACCCGAAACATGAGTCTAGCCCTATGGAGAACATGTGTCCCGAACTGCGCGCGTATATGAAGAAAGATGACAGCGACTCTGATAGTAGACAGGAGAAGTTTAATGTTAATG GAGGTCCCCCGCCGTTGATAAAGCTGCCTACAAAGGAGAAGACCAGTCCGATCAAGCGAGAGAACTCCGACAC TGACACGCCCAGTCCGAAACGGCAGAGGCTCGCGAGCGGCCCAGAGAACACCGACGAGGAAAGCTACCAGTCCAaggc GGAACGAGATCAAGAATGGCAGCATGGCAATCTG GACATATCAGCAGAACGTGTGGTAGGCTGGGGCATGACGGGCATGGGCTGGTCTCGCGACGGCTCCGACGACGAGTGGGGCGACGCCCCTGCAGACATCGGGTCCTTCTTGCACACGAGGCTCAGAGTCGACGGGGACAATAGCGCTG ACGAGGAATCGACCGAGGAAAGCTCGAACCCGGGCCCGGCGAGTACATCCGCGCCCTCGACTATAACTGGCTGCGCGGGGATAGCGCCGTCGGACATCAAGATTGATCTCATACACGCGCCACTGCTCGGCAAAT CAACGTCGACGAAACCGACCCAGTTGGACCCCCGGTTCACGGACGTCGTCAAACTGAACGATTACCTTCAACACGGCAGGCGGCCGCAGTTCTGGGAGGAAAACTACGTCAGGAGG GTTATGGAGGCTGTGAGACTAAAAGAGCTGGAGATGAAGCAGGCCGCCGAGATCCTGGGTGTGAGCTACGGCACCCTGTATGGACGGTATCGCGACGTGTACGGTTGTATCAACCGCCCGTACAG AACCGCCCGCGACTTCTGGCAAGCCAAGGGGCCGTCTGAGGTGCTGGAGCGGTTACAAAGGGGGGAGGTCTCGGTGGAGGCCGCTTCGCAGGCGCTGGGGGTCACGCCGACCACGCTCGCCGCTTACGTAGCGGATGTTGGTGCTACTGAAAAAG ATTTCGAGCCGATACCAATAGAGATTGATCCGTCGCTGAAGATGAAGTCACCTCGGCCATTCCCCAAGCCGCGCTACAAAACGCCCACAGCTGGCGACAAG CCGGTGCGCAAGGTGGTGGTGGGCAGCCTGGAGGATGAGGATATCCCCGCCGCCGTCATCGCCGCACACGATGCGCTTGCGCAGCCCGCGCACAGccccgccgctgccgccgccgccgctgccacCATGTCTG GCAAGTGGCCAACCATCCGCGTAGCGCAACTGGACACGCTCCGCAGCGACCCCGCGCCCACGCCGCCCACGACCGCGCCCACCTCGCCCTCGCAGCTGATGCGCACGCGCCCAGACCTGACCATCGTGGCCGCGCGCCGCGACAAGCGAGACGACGACCACGCGTGA
- the LOC126378855 gene encoding uncharacterized protein LOC126378855 isoform X3 yields MKMMPQQYCLRWKHHHTNVQNMFAQLLEKERFCDVTLYCSPSFATQVPDKNTVDSQNIRGVSLRAHRVVLAACSELLGALLGAHDALGEPVLVIDGAEPKHLRALLDYMYTGEMSVHHSQLASLLKTAEELRIKGLTDIRWNNKDEPPDCPAGGIITTTSGKRTPERKSPEPKHAESKHAEPKHAEPKHDPKHESSPMENMCPELRAYMKKDDSDSDSRQEKFNVNGGPPPLIKLPTKEKTSPIKRENSDTDTPSPKRQRLASGPENTDEESYQSKAERDQEWQHGNLDISAERVVGWGMTGMGWSRDGSDDEWGDAPADIGSFLHTRLRVDGDNSADEESTEESSNPGPASTSAPSTITGCAGIAPSDIKIDLIHAPLLGKSTSTKPTQLDPRFTDVVKLNDYLQHGRRPQFWEENYVRRVMEAVRLKELEMKQAAEILGVSYGTLYGRYRDVYGCINRPYRYVDRTARDFWQAKGPSEVLERLQRGEVSVEAASQALGVTPTTLAAYVADVGATEKDFEPIPIEIDPSLKMKSPRPFPKPRYKTPTAGDKPVRKVVVGSLEDEDIPAAVIAAHDALAQPAHSPAAAAAAAATMSGKWPTIRVAQLDTLRSDPAPTPPTTAPTSPSQLMRTRPDLTIVAARRDKRDDDHA; encoded by the exons AGAGGTTTTGTGACGTCACACTGTACTGTTCGCCGAGCTTCGCAACCCAAGTGCCGGACAAGAACACGGTCGACTCGCAAAACATTCGAGGAGTGTCGCTCAGGGCACATAG GGTGGTGCTAGCAGCATGCTCGGAGCTGCTCGGCGCTCTGCTCGGCGCACACGACGCGCTCGGTGAACCCGTGCTGGTCATAGACGGTGCTGAGCCCAAACACCTACGAGCGTTGCTCGACTACATGTATACTGGAGAGATGAGCGTGCATCAT TCGCAGCTAGCCAGCCTGCTGAAGACGGCAGAGGAGCTCCGCATCAAGGGTCTGACGGACATTCGGTGGAATAACAAGGATGAACCTCCCGACTGCCCGGCCGGGG GAATAATAACAACTACATCAGGAAAACGCACGCCCGAACGCAAGAGCCCCGAGCCGAAACACGCCGAGTCGAAACATGCCGAGCCGAAACACGCCGAGCCGAAACATGACCCGAAACATGAGTCTAGCCCTATGGAGAACATGTGTCCCGAACTGCGCGCGTATATGAAGAAAGATGACAGCGACTCTGATAGTAGACAGGAGAAGTTTAATGTTAATG GAGGTCCCCCGCCGTTGATAAAGCTGCCTACAAAGGAGAAGACCAGTCCGATCAAGCGAGAGAACTCCGACAC TGACACGCCCAGTCCGAAACGGCAGAGGCTCGCGAGCGGCCCAGAGAACACCGACGAGGAAAGCTACCAGTCCAaggc GGAACGAGATCAAGAATGGCAGCATGGCAATCTG GACATATCAGCAGAACGTGTGGTAGGCTGGGGCATGACGGGCATGGGCTGGTCTCGCGACGGCTCCGACGACGAGTGGGGCGACGCCCCTGCAGACATCGGGTCCTTCTTGCACACGAGGCTCAGAGTCGACGGGGACAATAGCGCTG ACGAGGAATCGACCGAGGAAAGCTCGAACCCGGGCCCGGCGAGTACATCCGCGCCCTCGACTATAACTGGCTGCGCGGGGATAGCGCCGTCGGACATCAAGATTGATCTCATACACGCGCCACTGCTCGGCAAAT CAACGTCGACGAAACCGACCCAGTTGGACCCCCGGTTCACGGACGTCGTCAAACTGAACGATTACCTTCAACACGGCAGGCGGCCGCAGTTCTGGGAGGAAAACTACGTCAGGAGG GTTATGGAGGCTGTGAGACTAAAAGAGCTGGAGATGAAGCAGGCCGCCGAGATCCTGGGTGTGAGCTACGGCACCCTGTATGGACGGTATCGCGACGTGTACGGTTGTATCAACCGCCCGTACAGGTACGTGGATAG AACCGCCCGCGACTTCTGGCAAGCCAAGGGGCCGTCTGAGGTGCTGGAGCGGTTACAAAGGGGGGAGGTCTCGGTGGAGGCCGCTTCGCAGGCGCTGGGGGTCACGCCGACCACGCTCGCCGCTTACGTAGCGGATGTTGGTGCTACTGAAAAAG ATTTCGAGCCGATACCAATAGAGATTGATCCGTCGCTGAAGATGAAGTCACCTCGGCCATTCCCCAAGCCGCGCTACAAAACGCCCACAGCTGGCGACAAG CCGGTGCGCAAGGTGGTGGTGGGCAGCCTGGAGGATGAGGATATCCCCGCCGCCGTCATCGCCGCACACGATGCGCTTGCGCAGCCCGCGCACAGccccgccgctgccgccgccgccgctgccacCATGTCTG GCAAGTGGCCAACCATCCGCGTAGCGCAACTGGACACGCTCCGCAGCGACCCCGCGCCCACGCCGCCCACGACCGCGCCCACCTCGCCCTCGCAGCTGATGCGCACGCGCCCAGACCTGACCATCGTGGCCGCGCGCCGCGACAAGCGAGACGACGACCACGCGTGA